A genomic segment from Vicinamibacterales bacterium encodes:
- a CDS encoding glycosyltransferase family 2 protein, with protein sequence MSKDEPGRAVVESQPPTTPLVSIIIPALNEENNFARLERELLPVVDDLPYRFEFIVIDNASTDRTGDLAKALCKRDQRWKYLRFSRNFEVEMSITAGYRLASGDAMIVLYSDLQDPPECIPRFLEVWQQGYDVVSGVRTIRRGDPRWRNALVRLAYRVIAWTANVSIPTDTGDFKLITRQVRDALETCGEYNRYLRGLIAWLGFRQTGIIYERRPRTAGQSKAPFWHLVLFAFDAITSFSLKPLRIFTMTGFVLLMLAGLASVVYGGLALIGRPPPGITTIIVLLLFAIGLNSLGIGVLGEYLGRTYAETKRRPLYIVQESMNLETEGPESEPPASAL encoded by the coding sequence GGTTGAATCCCAACCGCCGACAACACCGCTGGTGTCCATCATTATTCCCGCTCTTAACGAGGAAAATAACTTCGCGCGCCTTGAACGCGAACTGCTACCCGTTGTTGATGATTTGCCCTATCGATTTGAGTTTATCGTTATTGATAATGCCAGCACCGATCGGACGGGTGACCTAGCGAAGGCACTCTGTAAGCGCGATCAACGTTGGAAATACTTAAGATTCAGTCGTAATTTTGAAGTGGAAATGTCGATCACGGCCGGGTACCGGCTTGCTTCGGGAGACGCGATGATCGTGTTGTACTCGGACCTTCAAGACCCACCCGAGTGCATTCCTCGTTTTCTCGAAGTGTGGCAACAGGGATACGACGTGGTGTCTGGGGTCCGAACGATCAGGCGAGGGGATCCTCGGTGGCGTAACGCTTTGGTACGGCTCGCCTACAGGGTGATCGCCTGGACGGCTAATGTTTCGATTCCGACCGATACCGGGGATTTTAAATTGATCACACGACAAGTCCGTGATGCATTGGAAACATGCGGTGAATACAATCGCTACCTGCGAGGGTTGATCGCTTGGTTGGGATTTAGGCAAACGGGGATCATTTACGAACGTCGACCGCGAACCGCTGGACAGAGTAAGGCGCCGTTTTGGCATCTCGTGTTATTTGCGTTCGATGCAATAACCAGCTTTTCGCTTAAGCCCCTGCGGATATTTACCATGACGGGGTTTGTGCTCCTCATGCTCGCTGGCCTTGCGAGTGTGGTCTACGGAGGACTCGCGCTTATCGGTAGGCCTCCACCTGGTATCACGACCATCATCGTACTGCTGCTGTTCGCCATTGGGCTGAACAGCCTTGGGATTGGTGTGCTCGGTGAGTACTTGGGACGCACCTACGCCGAAACGAAACGTCGTCCGTTGTACATCGTGCAGGAGTCGATGAATCTTGAGACCGAGGGACCAGAATCGGAGCCCCCAGCATCCGCTCTGTAA
- a CDS encoding glycosyltransferase, giving the protein MTYIEPTPLVSVILLSYNYREYLASAIDSVLAQTYPNWELIILENGSTDGSQEIVSRYAGDARVRLIFLEDNIYPTRCLNRGIRAAKGEYISFLLADDYYLPEKLERQVEVLKALPEDYGVVYSPGRRVDVETKTEWVTIGVQSSGTILKALLNYQRNFIDFITVLVKRECLERYRFHEDIFFQGEVIFFHIALRYKFSYLAEPLVMMRDHQRNMGKDFNLNMAPTLTVLDRLGQAAEFPSELSGDLSRLKSRLLMSYGWQSLRIDSNGPVARKRIGLAVVAHWRQLLEPRVLIGWCLSWLPHPGLRWVNGLNDTVRKRLH; this is encoded by the coding sequence ATGACATATATCGAACCTACTCCTCTCGTGTCTGTGATTCTACTGTCCTATAACTACCGCGAGTATCTCGCGTCTGCCATTGATAGTGTGCTAGCACAGACCTACCCTAATTGGGAGTTGATCATTCTTGAAAATGGTTCGACCGATGGGTCGCAAGAGATTGTGTCACGCTACGCGGGTGATGCTAGGGTTCGGCTAATCTTCCTTGAGGACAACATTTATCCTACGCGGTGTCTCAACCGTGGCATTCGTGCTGCTAAGGGAGAGTACATATCCTTTCTTCTGGCGGACGACTATTACCTTCCTGAGAAGCTTGAGCGCCAAGTCGAAGTGTTGAAGGCGCTACCTGAGGACTACGGAGTGGTGTACTCGCCTGGGCGTCGAGTTGATGTGGAGACGAAGACGGAATGGGTGACCATTGGAGTACAGAGTTCCGGTACGATCTTAAAAGCCCTGCTGAACTATCAACGTAATTTCATTGATTTTATTACCGTGCTTGTGAAACGTGAATGTCTCGAGCGTTACCGTTTTCATGAGGACATCTTTTTTCAGGGTGAAGTTATCTTTTTTCACATTGCGCTCCGGTACAAGTTTTCCTACTTGGCGGAGCCGTTGGTGATGATGCGGGACCATCAACGGAACATGGGTAAGGATTTCAATCTGAATATGGCCCCAACTCTGACAGTGTTGGATCGTCTCGGCCAAGCTGCGGAGTTCCCATCTGAACTTTCCGGCGATCTGTCGAGGCTCAAGAGTCGACTCCTGATGAGTTACGGGTGGCAGAGTTTGCGCATTGATAGTAACGGTCCGGTGGCGCGGAAGCGGATAGGATTGGCTGTGGTCGCACACTGGCGACAACTGTTAGAACCGCGAGTATTAATCGGGTGGTGCTTATCGTGGCTCCCTCATCCTGGGCTTCGGTGGGTCAACGGCCTAAATGATACCGTCAGAAAACGGCTTCATTGA